The sequence ACTAACCATAACATTGTTTTATCTTGCGCCTTTGCTATTTCTGCGTTATGAGCTTCAACTACTTGACTTAACTCTGTTATTTTTGCTTCATTAGAAGCGGCTTTTTTTGAAAGATCTGGTAAAGCCTTAACAAACATCTGATTTATTTCAGCTGTCCTTTTTACATCTGCCAAATCTTGAGATAAAGATGCGATTTGTTTTTCGTTTGTAGATACCCTGTTGGTTAATCCATCAATCTTATCGTAAGTATCGTATTTGAGATTCAAATGTTGCTTTGCCATACTTGTTTTGAATTCTTCGAGTGAAGCTATTTGCTCTTCGAGTGAAGCCACTTTTAGTGAGAGTGTAGGTAATGCTTTAACAAACATTTGATTTTGTTCTGCTAAACTCTTTGTTTCTTTCACAGTTACCTCTAACTGACTAACTGTTGCCTTTAAACCAGCTACATCTTGGCTTACCGCTAAAAGATCGGTCTCTAAAGCATCTCCCATGTTTTTGGCTCTGTAGGCTGTCTTTTTAACATCTTGATATGTCGCCTGCAAATCAGATAAAAGATCATCCGCTTGCAACTGGTCATTCAAGGAATTAAACTGACTTTCAACGTTATTTACTTTCTTTGAGAGGTCTCCTACTTTAGCTTCCAAATAGGATAAATCTCTCGTCTTAGCGATTTCAGGAGAATTCTCTAAATAAGTTACCAACCTCGACATCCAAACTGCGGCATCAGACCTTGTTAAAGGTTCATAACCTCTAAAGGTTGGTTCATCTACAGGAATTACGCCTTTTTCAACTAGCTTCATAACGTAATCATACGCCCAATGATCTAATCCTACATCAGTGAAGCCAAGTGAAAAGGCAGAAACCACAAATACCATTACTACAAAAAAAGCAAGCGTTTTCTTCATTCTTCCTTACCCCCTTTTATGATTTTGATTTGGTAAAAAAATTCTTCCTTCAAAAACCCGTCACTATATTATACTATATTTAAACAAATTTTGCAAAATCTATTTTACCTTTTTTATTTTAAAATAACTCTTTTTCCCAACTCGTAATATAGCTCCATCATCACAATCAACGATCTGTTTGAAATCATTTATTTTTTCGTCGTTTATTCTAATAGCCCCTTGAATTATAGCCCTCTTTATTTCACTGTTACTATCATAAACCTTGGTCTTTGAAACTATATCTAAAATCGTTTCTCCACTTTTAATTTGAATCTCTGGCAAATCTTCTGGCATTTCTCTTTTTTGAAAGATCGAGACAAAGTTTTGCTTGGCCTTTTCTGCTTCATCCTTATTATACAAAATAGTAACTATTTCTTCTGCTAAAATCATTTTAATATCTCTAGGGTTCACTTCTCCGCTTTTGATTTGGTCCTCCATATTTTTTATTTTATCCTTTGGAATATCTGTTAAATATT is a genomic window of Petrotoga sibirica DSM 13575 containing:
- a CDS encoding S-layer homology domain-containing protein, which gives rise to MKKTLAFFVVMVFVVSAFSLGFTDVGLDHWAYDYVMKLVEKGVIPVDEPTFRGYEPLTRSDAAVWMSRLVTYLENSPEIAKTRDLSYLEAKVGDLSKKVNNVESQFNSLNDQLQADDLLSDLQATYQDVKKTAYRAKNMGDALETDLLAVSQDVAGLKATVSQLEVTVKETKSLAEQNQMFVKALPTLSLKVASLEEQIASLEEFKTSMAKQHLNLKYDTYDKIDGLTNRVSTNEKQIASLSQDLADVKRTAEINQMFVKALPDLSKKAASNEAKITELSQVVEAHNAEIAKAQDKTMLWLVAGLGVILGVVGIFMPQ